From a region of the Paenibacillus sp. FSL R10-2734 genome:
- a CDS encoding ASCH domain-containing protein encodes MRYLTIRQPWATLIALGEKQFETRSWRTAYRGELGIHAGMRIDKKVCEQEPFKSILAKHGYTANNLPTGAIIASGQLTGCYEVTPEADLREWINGNEYDFGDYSEGRFAWKLEGVLPLNSPIPAKGRLSLWELPDQV; translated from the coding sequence ATGCGCTATTTAACGATACGACAGCCTTGGGCAACGTTGATTGCTCTCGGTGAAAAACAGTTCGAAACTCGTTCATGGAGAACAGCCTACCGCGGGGAGTTAGGCATTCATGCCGGGATGAGGATAGACAAGAAGGTATGTGAACAGGAGCCGTTCAAATCGATATTGGCGAAGCATGGCTATACAGCGAACAATTTGCCGACAGGAGCCATTATTGCGTCAGGCCAGCTCACGGGATGTTATGAGGTTACACCAGAAGCGGATCTAAGGGAGTGGATAAATGGGAATGAATATGATTTTGGCGACTATAGTGAAGGACGTTTTGCTTGGAAGCTTGAAGGTGTTCTTCCGCTGAATTCTCCTATACCGGCTAAAGGCAGATTAAGCTTGTGGGAGCTTCCAGATCAAGTTTGA
- a CDS encoding MTH1187 family thiamine-binding protein, translated as MPIAEVTVIPIGTGSTSLSSYVADMQRVLKTVEGITYELTSMGTIIEGPLQRIFAAVEALHESPFAAGAERVSTSLKIDDRRDKPSTSRGKLESVERKLQIE; from the coding sequence ATGCCTATTGCTGAAGTGACCGTTATTCCGATTGGAACAGGCAGTACCAGCCTTAGCAGTTATGTTGCGGATATGCAGCGAGTGCTGAAGACGGTAGAAGGGATTACTTATGAGCTTACATCCATGGGGACGATCATCGAGGGACCTCTCCAGCGTATTTTTGCAGCGGTCGAAGCGCTGCATGAGTCTCCTTTTGCCGCAGGTGCAGAGCGGGTCTCGACCTCACTTAAAATAGATGACCGCCGCGATAAGCCTTCCACTAGCCGTGGAAAGCTGGAGTCTGTGGAGCGTAAGCTACAGATTGAATAG
- a CDS encoding anaerobic ribonucleoside triphosphate reductase has protein sequence MTLLERQFNGTTNAKEVLLEELIDLGRDIIDSRDLDLLRENANLNGESFSGKMSKFGSEYSKWYARNFTMPPQLVQAIEDNVVYVHDLDQYAIGTTNCIFIPFDKLLREGFNTGNGSVRPPNSIMTAMSLVAIIFQSQQNAQYGGVSANKLDYDLAPYVTKSFAKLFRKGLEYFEEGQASESLGEITMSRTDLAELYPKSFRYALKETEIETLQAAESMVHNLNTMSSRSGGQIPFTSINYGTCTSPEGQLVISSLLTATMNGLGSGETPVFPIQIFKCKQGTNQQQGDPNYELFLKAAECSARRLYPNFANLDAPLNLQYYDPSDPDTEFATMGCRTRVLGDRFGRNHCSGKGNLSFNTLNLVRLGLAHGTITGRRNVADEAGFYEDLNHYMDIALEGLLHRFHIQAAQKAKASDFMMREGVWEGGENLAPEDSVGELLKHGSLSLGFIGMAECMKAMYGKHHGEDMEVHAKALGIVRHMREYCDRKSEELNLNITLFATPAEGLSGKFTKIDRKVLGSIPGVTDREYYTNSFHIPVYFELSAAQKISLEASFHEYCNAGAISYVELNGNARSNPSAFIKIIKYALEQQVSYFSINHPIDRCSGCGYEGVIGTNCPSCGVHETEVHIRRLRRVTGYLTGDYQTRFNGAKQAEVRDRVKHL, from the coding sequence ATGACGTTGTTGGAGAGACAATTTAACGGTACAACAAATGCAAAAGAAGTTCTTTTAGAAGAGCTCATTGATTTAGGACGCGATATTATCGACAGCCGGGATTTGGACCTACTGCGCGAAAATGCCAATTTGAACGGAGAGAGTTTCTCCGGTAAAATGAGCAAGTTCGGTAGTGAATATTCAAAATGGTACGCCCGTAACTTTACGATGCCACCGCAGCTAGTGCAGGCCATTGAGGACAATGTCGTCTATGTGCATGATCTGGATCAATACGCGATCGGAACGACCAACTGCATTTTTATCCCGTTTGATAAACTTCTCCGTGAAGGCTTCAACACCGGCAATGGCAGCGTTCGTCCTCCAAACTCCATAATGACAGCTATGTCACTGGTAGCGATCATTTTTCAATCCCAGCAAAATGCTCAATATGGCGGTGTATCCGCTAATAAGCTCGACTATGATCTAGCACCTTATGTAACCAAATCCTTCGCTAAGCTGTTCCGTAAGGGTCTGGAATACTTTGAAGAAGGACAAGCTAGTGAATCTTTGGGTGAAATCACAATGAGTCGGACCGATCTGGCGGAGTTATATCCGAAATCGTTCCGTTATGCACTAAAGGAAACAGAAATCGAAACACTACAAGCGGCGGAAAGCATGGTACACAATCTCAACACCATGTCCAGCCGATCCGGTGGACAAATACCGTTTACGAGCATCAACTACGGTACTTGTACTTCACCAGAAGGCCAGCTTGTGATCAGTTCTCTGCTAACCGCAACGATGAACGGACTTGGCAGCGGAGAAACACCAGTGTTCCCGATTCAAATTTTCAAATGTAAGCAAGGGACCAATCAACAGCAAGGCGATCCTAACTATGAACTGTTCCTAAAAGCGGCTGAATGTTCTGCGCGCAGACTATATCCGAACTTTGCTAATCTAGACGCTCCGCTCAACTTGCAGTATTATGATCCAAGTGATCCTGATACGGAATTTGCTACAATGGGCTGCCGAACTCGCGTGCTAGGCGACCGTTTTGGGCGTAATCATTGCTCCGGGAAGGGCAACCTTTCCTTTAATACACTGAATCTGGTTCGGCTCGGTCTGGCACACGGCACAATAACAGGCCGACGCAACGTCGCAGACGAAGCTGGCTTCTATGAAGATCTAAATCATTATATGGATATTGCGCTGGAAGGTCTTCTCCATCGGTTCCACATCCAAGCCGCACAAAAAGCTAAAGCGTCCGATTTCATGATGCGAGAAGGCGTCTGGGAAGGCGGCGAAAATCTCGCTCCTGAAGACTCTGTAGGCGAACTGTTAAAGCATGGCAGTCTATCGCTTGGGTTCATCGGTATGGCGGAATGCATGAAAGCCATGTATGGCAAACACCATGGCGAGGATATGGAAGTCCATGCCAAGGCTTTGGGTATCGTGCGTCATATGCGGGAGTATTGCGATCGGAAAAGTGAGGAACTGAATCTCAACATCACCTTGTTCGCAACACCAGCAGAAGGCTTGTCCGGCAAATTCACCAAGATTGATCGCAAGGTACTGGGTTCTATTCCGGGTGTAACTGACCGTGAGTATTATACGAACTCTTTTCACATCCCTGTATACTTCGAACTGAGTGCTGCTCAGAAGATTAGCTTGGAAGCTTCTTTCCATGAATACTGCAATGCCGGGGCTATTTCTTATGTCGAATTAAACGGCAATGCCCGCAGTAATCCATCCGCTTTTATCAAAATCATTAAATATGCGCTCGAACAACAGGTCAGCTATTTCAGCATTAACCATCCGATTGACCGCTGCTCCGGCTGCGGATACGAAGGCGTAATCGGGACAAACTGTCCGTCCTGCGGCGTGCATGAAACAGAAGTGCATATCCGCCGTTTGCGCAGAGTTACTGGTTATTTAACTGGCGACTACCAGACCCGCTTCAATGGCGCCAAACAAGCTGAAGTACGGGACCGCGTTAAACATCTATGA
- the nrdG gene encoding anaerobic ribonucleoside-triphosphate reductase activating protein, which produces MNICGYYPESINEGEGMRAVLFLSGCRHRCPGCFNPETWNFKYGEVFTLERQHEIIAEIAANPLLDGLTLAGGDPFFSAEEVLGFIHELRTVLPGFPIWIYSGYTYEELTALPGSPEWNLLTQCQVLIDGRFIEELKDTTLPYRGSSNQRIIDIPASMNGSEVFLWQPTAL; this is translated from the coding sequence ATGAATATTTGCGGTTACTACCCGGAGTCGATTAATGAGGGAGAGGGCATGCGGGCCGTCCTCTTCCTCAGCGGCTGCCGCCATCGTTGCCCGGGATGTTTTAATCCCGAGACGTGGAATTTTAAATACGGTGAAGTCTTCACCCTAGAACGCCAACACGAAATTATTGCAGAAATTGCCGCTAACCCACTGCTAGATGGTTTAACACTGGCCGGTGGTGATCCGTTTTTCTCTGCAGAGGAGGTACTGGGGTTCATTCATGAGCTTCGCACCGTGCTGCCAGGATTCCCGATCTGGATTTATAGTGGTTATACTTACGAAGAACTTACTGCCCTTCCCGGTTCACCGGAGTGGAATCTACTTACGCAGTGTCAGGTGTTAATAGATGGACGATTTATAGAAGAACTGAAAGATACCACACTTCCTTACCGAGGAAGCTCTAACCAACGCATAATCGACATTCCGGCCAGTATGAACGGCTCGGAGGTCTTTCTGTGGCAGCCTACTGCGCTATAA
- a CDS encoding ribonucleoside-diphosphate reductase subunit alpha, whose product MPQFVVKPDNRQLAFDEKRLSVYADRILEGLDQLNKETLLRGVISKLRRDSVSGEEISNAFTMSALELVTKEEPTWKFAAARALLTTLYKKAAVHRRYKAYPEEPYGELYPLITDLVKKGIYREELLSHYTKEQIIELGGCIDYTRDLLFDYIGLLTLSDRYLAHDFDGRVMELPQERYMIIAMYLMHREPAEKRLELVKEAYWAMSNIYMTAATPTMSNAGKKVAGQLSSCFIDTVDDSLEGIFDSNTDVARLSKMGGGIGVYLGKVRARGSDIRGHKNTSSGVIPWIRQLNNTAVSVDQLGTRKGAVAVYLDVFHKDILAFLDLKLNNGDERMRAHDVFHGVTLPDLFMEAVESRSHWNLFCPHEVKKVMGWTDENGRPLGLEDFYDEELGKGTFREKYAEATANLELSRITVPAIDIMKRIMKSQLETGTPYMFYRDTVNRTNPNRHQGMVFSSNLCTEIMQNQSATVIEQEELVTKDGKTRIVISKIPGDFVVCNLNSIHLARAIPAGVLERLVPIQVRMLDNVIDINNIEVLQAQYTNSQYRAVGLGTFGLHHLLALKGIRWESDEAVEYNNHLYEHINYLLVRSSMELAREKGRYPKFAGSDWETGAYFTSRGYVSGEQEGKYVTTEQWRELQEEVAKDGVRNAWMFAIAPNGSTSIIAGSTASIDPLYELLSYEEKTTYKIANPAPDLSDKTIWYYKTAFTIDQNWSIRMASARQRHVDQGQSFNLYVRPDIKATEFLELHLNAWKGGLKSTYYVRSRALTIEECDSCAS is encoded by the coding sequence ATGCCACAATTCGTAGTAAAACCAGACAATCGCCAACTGGCTTTTGATGAAAAGCGCCTTTCCGTCTACGCCGACCGTATCCTGGAGGGTCTTGATCAACTAAATAAAGAAACATTGCTGCGGGGAGTAATTTCCAAACTGCGCCGTGACTCCGTAAGCGGAGAAGAAATCAGCAACGCCTTCACTATGAGTGCTCTTGAGCTTGTAACGAAAGAAGAGCCTACTTGGAAGTTTGCAGCTGCCCGTGCCCTTCTGACTACCCTTTATAAAAAAGCAGCCGTTCATCGCCGCTATAAAGCTTATCCAGAAGAGCCTTACGGTGAGCTGTACCCACTAATTACAGATCTCGTAAAAAAAGGAATCTACCGTGAAGAGCTTCTGTCTCACTACACTAAGGAACAAATCATCGAGCTAGGCGGTTGTATCGATTATACGCGCGACCTTCTATTCGATTACATTGGTCTGCTTACGCTATCCGACCGCTATTTAGCGCATGATTTTGACGGCCGTGTAATGGAGCTTCCACAAGAACGCTACATGATTATTGCCATGTACCTCATGCATCGTGAGCCAGCTGAGAAACGTCTTGAGCTTGTAAAAGAAGCTTACTGGGCGATGAGCAACATTTACATGACAGCTGCTACCCCTACAATGTCCAATGCCGGTAAAAAGGTCGCTGGACAGCTATCCAGCTGCTTCATCGATACTGTGGACGATTCCCTAGAGGGCATCTTTGATTCCAATACAGACGTAGCGCGTCTTAGCAAAATGGGCGGCGGTATCGGCGTCTACCTTGGTAAAGTACGGGCACGCGGTTCGGACATCCGCGGCCACAAGAACACTAGCTCCGGCGTAATTCCTTGGATTCGCCAGTTGAATAATACAGCAGTTAGCGTAGATCAGCTTGGTACACGTAAAGGTGCTGTCGCTGTCTACCTTGATGTATTCCATAAAGATATTCTCGCTTTCCTCGATCTTAAGCTAAATAATGGTGACGAGCGTATGCGTGCACATGACGTGTTCCACGGTGTAACCCTGCCGGACTTGTTCATGGAAGCCGTAGAATCACGCAGCCACTGGAACCTGTTCTGTCCTCATGAAGTGAAGAAGGTTATGGGCTGGACGGATGAGAATGGTCGTCCGCTTGGTCTGGAAGACTTCTACGATGAAGAGCTTGGTAAAGGCACTTTCCGTGAAAAATATGCTGAAGCTACAGCCAATCTGGAATTGTCCCGTATTACCGTTCCTGCGATCGACATCATGAAACGGATTATGAAATCACAGCTTGAAACAGGTACTCCATATATGTTCTACCGTGATACGGTTAACCGGACGAACCCGAACCGTCACCAAGGTATGGTCTTCTCTTCCAACCTGTGCACAGAAATTATGCAGAATCAATCCGCTACCGTTATTGAACAGGAAGAATTAGTAACCAAAGATGGCAAGACCCGGATTGTTATCTCCAAAATCCCTGGCGATTTCGTAGTTTGCAACCTGAATTCGATTCACTTGGCACGTGCGATTCCAGCTGGTGTGCTGGAAAGACTTGTACCTATCCAAGTACGTATGCTGGACAACGTAATCGACATTAATAATATTGAAGTTCTGCAAGCACAATACACGAACAGCCAATACCGCGCAGTGGGTCTCGGCACATTCGGCTTGCATCACCTATTGGCACTCAAGGGCATTCGTTGGGAATCTGATGAAGCCGTAGAATATAACAACCATTTGTATGAACACATCAACTACCTGTTGGTACGTTCGAGCATGGAGCTTGCCCGTGAAAAAGGCCGTTATCCGAAGTTCGCCGGTTCCGATTGGGAGACAGGTGCATACTTTACTTCACGTGGCTATGTTAGCGGTGAACAGGAAGGTAAATATGTAACCACTGAACAATGGCGCGAGCTGCAAGAAGAAGTGGCTAAAGACGGTGTCCGTAACGCATGGATGTTCGCGATTGCACCGAACGGCTCAACATCGATTATTGCCGGCTCCACAGCCAGCATTGATCCTTTGTATGAATTGCTTTCCTATGAAGAGAAAACAACTTACAAGATCGCTAACCCAGCACCGGATCTGTCCGACAAGACGATCTGGTACTATAAGACTGCATTTACGATTGACCAAAACTGGTCGATCCGTATGGCTTCCGCTCGTCAGCGCCACGTCGATCAAGGACAAAGCTTCAACCTGTATGTTCGTCCTGACATCAAGGCTACCGAGTTCCTAGAGCTTCATCTGAACGCCTGGAAGGGCGGATTGAAATCTACTTATTATGTGCGTAGCCGTGCTTTGACAATAGAAGAGTGTGATTCTTGCGCTAGCTAA
- a CDS encoding ribonucleotide-diphosphate reductase subunit beta encodes MQLQKIFNTEAPNQSTRIIDGECSGILNWNDIRMPHMYKLYKVLLLNHWIADEIPMSKDAQQFPMLDAEEQRVFKINISLLAVLDSMQTMFVGDVKRYFTDSSLEAISAIIGQQEVVHNQSYSYVLSSIVSDSEQKEIFEYWKKDPVLLERNQFISDIYQEFRDNPTKQTFFHALVADLILEGIFFYSTFAFFYNLARDQKMMATSQMISYIQRDENQHCYFFAEVFKQLLVDFPELNTKENMDYVYRTIDRAVELETNWAYYTLTNVRGIDLNELSDYIKYTANKRLTLMGMEKAYQGVDVNCMPWIKPFSDDALNATKTDFFEAKSRNYGKVGDDNGFDDL; translated from the coding sequence ATGCAACTACAAAAGATTTTTAACACTGAAGCGCCTAACCAATCCACACGCATCATCGACGGTGAATGCTCAGGCATTCTGAACTGGAACGATATCCGCATGCCGCATATGTACAAGCTGTACAAGGTGCTACTGCTTAATCACTGGATCGCTGATGAAATCCCAATGTCCAAAGATGCGCAACAATTCCCTATGCTAGATGCTGAGGAACAACGCGTATTTAAGATCAACATCTCCCTGCTCGCTGTGCTAGACTCGATGCAGACGATGTTCGTCGGCGACGTGAAGCGTTATTTTACCGACTCCTCACTGGAAGCTATTTCTGCCATTATCGGTCAGCAAGAAGTGGTGCATAACCAATCCTATTCTTATGTTCTATCCTCTATCGTGTCGGATAGTGAACAGAAAGAGATTTTTGAATATTGGAAGAAGGATCCAGTTTTACTGGAGCGCAACCAATTCATCTCCGATATCTATCAAGAATTCCGTGATAACCCAACGAAACAAACCTTTTTCCATGCGCTAGTAGCAGATCTCATCTTGGAAGGAATTTTCTTCTACAGCACCTTCGCCTTCTTCTACAATCTAGCCCGTGACCAGAAGATGATGGCAACCAGTCAGATGATCTCTTATATTCAACGTGACGAGAATCAGCACTGTTACTTCTTCGCAGAAGTGTTCAAACAGTTGCTTGTTGACTTCCCTGAGCTGAACACTAAAGAGAACATGGATTACGTATATCGTACAATCGACCGCGCGGTAGAGCTTGAAACCAACTGGGCTTACTACACCCTCACTAATGTTCGCGGCATTGACCTTAACGAGCTTAGCGACTACATCAAATATACAGCGAACAAACGCCTAACCTTGATGGGTATGGAAAAAGCCTACCAAGGTGTTGATGTTAACTGCATGCCTTGGATCAAGCCTTTCTCCGACGATGCGCTAAATGCCACTAAAACCGATTTCTTCGAAGCCAAGTCCCGCAACTATGGTAAAGTTGGCGACGATAACGGATTTGACGATTTGTAA
- the ssuE gene encoding NADPH-dependent FMN reductase, giving the protein MAKIVVINGTPSLVSRINAVIEYAEASLTDQGFEVERINVAELPAEDLIHTKFESDSIVKANGLVAEADAVIVVSPVYKASYTGVLKTFLDLVPQKGLAGKIVLPLFMGGSLAHLLTIDYALKPVLSVLGARYILGGVYAVDSQVVRNDHGVVELAEELKLRLNDALVELAEETTHRVERKA; this is encoded by the coding sequence GTGGCTAAAATTGTTGTGATTAACGGAACGCCTTCCCTGGTATCGCGTATCAATGCAGTTATAGAGTATGCGGAGGCAAGCTTAACCGATCAGGGCTTTGAGGTTGAGCGTATTAACGTAGCGGAGCTACCAGCGGAAGATTTGATTCATACCAAGTTTGAGAGCGATTCTATCGTCAAAGCCAATGGCCTTGTGGCGGAAGCGGATGCGGTAATCGTGGTTAGCCCAGTTTATAAAGCCTCTTATACAGGCGTTTTGAAGACCTTTTTGGATCTGGTTCCACAAAAGGGATTAGCCGGCAAAATCGTACTCCCGCTCTTCATGGGCGGCAGTCTTGCACATCTGCTCACGATTGACTATGCCTTGAAACCCGTGTTGTCCGTACTCGGCGCACGCTACATTCTTGGTGGTGTTTATGCTGTGGATTCTCAGGTGGTTCGTAATGATCACGGAGTGGTTGAGCTTGCTGAGGAGCTGAAGCTGCGTCTAAATGATGCATTAGTTGAGCTTGCAGAAGAAACTACACATCGAGTAGAGCGCAAGGCATAA
- the serS gene encoding serine--tRNA ligase: MLEMNWIKDNQELIRNTATWKRVDFPLDELLEWDEKRRVLRQETEQMRAERNGLTKEVEQLLRLGDRPAGEIVKAQVRELNNRLNLLEADLNEAERHCRELILLAPNPVSKDTPIGHNDNDNVELRLNGAVREFDFTPRDHVELGELHDIIDIPRGVKAGGPRSYVLKGAGLMLHLAVQRLALDVLTARGFTVMDVPVIVRPEALERTGFFPGGMDQTYELSGDNRWLVGTSEVSLVSLYSDEIVELDTPMRLAGMSTCFRREVGSAGRDVRGLYRVHQFSKIEQVVLCRNDEGVSEDMLQEILANAEHILQLLELPYRIMAVCTGDMSLKTHKQYDIETWMPSRDAYGETHSASNLLDFQARRSGIRYRDADGRLQYCHTLNNTAVATPRILIPLLENHQQEDGSIYIPHALRKYMNGLERLELPHL, encoded by the coding sequence ATGTTGGAGATGAACTGGATCAAGGATAATCAAGAGCTTATAAGAAACACAGCAACTTGGAAAAGAGTCGACTTCCCACTGGATGAATTGTTGGAATGGGATGAGAAGCGCCGAGTACTTCGACAAGAAACGGAACAAATGAGAGCCGAGCGAAATGGGCTAACCAAAGAGGTTGAACAATTACTACGGCTTGGTGACCGCCCTGCGGGAGAGATCGTCAAGGCGCAGGTACGAGAGCTCAATAATCGCCTGAACCTGCTGGAAGCAGATCTAAACGAGGCTGAACGCCACTGTAGAGAGCTTATACTGCTCGCACCGAACCCAGTGTCGAAAGATACGCCGATCGGCCACAATGATAATGACAACGTAGAACTGCGGTTGAACGGAGCCGTGCGGGAATTCGACTTTACACCGCGTGATCATGTAGAGCTAGGCGAACTCCACGATATCATCGATATCCCCCGTGGCGTCAAAGCAGGCGGTCCTCGCAGTTATGTGCTTAAAGGAGCCGGCCTGATGTTACATCTGGCAGTACAGAGGCTGGCCCTTGATGTACTCACTGCACGCGGATTCACGGTGATGGATGTTCCGGTGATTGTCCGTCCGGAAGCGCTGGAACGCACTGGCTTCTTCCCCGGCGGGATGGATCAGACCTATGAGTTAAGCGGAGATAATCGCTGGCTGGTAGGCACATCAGAGGTTTCGCTGGTTTCGCTTTACAGCGACGAGATTGTGGAGTTAGACACACCCATGCGACTAGCTGGAATGTCGACCTGCTTCCGCCGTGAAGTTGGATCAGCGGGGCGAGATGTGCGCGGGCTGTACCGTGTTCATCAGTTCTCGAAGATCGAACAAGTCGTCTTATGTCGGAACGACGAAGGGGTTTCTGAGGATATGCTTCAGGAAATCCTCGCGAATGCCGAGCATATTCTTCAGCTATTAGAGCTCCCCTATCGGATCATGGCTGTTTGCACAGGGGATATGTCCTTGAAGACACATAAACAGTATGACATTGAGACTTGGATGCCAAGCAGAGACGCATACGGAGAGACCCACTCGGCTTCCAATCTGCTCGATTTCCAAGCTCGTCGTTCGGGCATCCGTTACCGGGATGCGGACGGTCGCTTGCAATACTGCCATACCTTAAATAACACCGCAGTTGCTACGCCAAGAATTTTAATCCCGCTGCTAGAAAATCACCAGCAAGAGGATGGCTCTATCTATATTCCACACGCGCTGCGCAAATATATGAACGGACTCGAGCGACTGGAACTCCCGCATCTATAG